Proteins from one Halovivax limisalsi genomic window:
- a CDS encoding Hsp20/alpha crystallin family protein gives MFDSPEELTILADLPGCTGEDVKVRTSNNTLYITAERSADIDGDSQPVMHERADRIERSIPLPADIEAEEADASCENGVCRITLPKKEESKQREIGIH, from the coding sequence ATGTTCGATTCCCCCGAAGAACTCACGATATTGGCGGATCTGCCGGGCTGCACCGGCGAGGACGTGAAGGTTCGTACCTCGAACAACACCCTCTACATCACGGCCGAGCGATCGGCGGACATCGACGGCGATTCCCAGCCCGTGATGCACGAACGCGCGGACAGGATCGAACGATCCATCCCCTTACCCGCCGACATCGAGGCGGAGGAGGCAGACGCCTCTTGCGAGAACGGCGTCTGTCGCATCACGCTCCCGAAGAAAGAGGAATCCAAGCAGCGCGAGATCGGGATCCACTGA
- a CDS encoding tyrosinase family protein, which yields MRRRTFLETGGAIAGLGVLGTGLAEAGTVPKRRPVRSLADADPNDILGTWAEGIETLRSLPESDPRNWDNQVRIHGNLKRFRNCEHGNWLFLAWHRAYLHYHEEIIREVTGTEAFALPYWNWLDHQALPALFRREPFTNASRTPNNALDATISGRERVAPRLEDPNFLRAIGGWAGTEDRRESVRAGAGAFESPAHDYVHIRVGGDMATGLSPNDPAFWAHHGMVDRLWWEWNARGHPNPDDEAWLDWTFEEHLVDRHGTVVDAVSVRDVLELPDRSYTYPTRIDGAPAAVDPSTHRRTASVSLETPTTVAFGEDVTFGADTTLSGTVDLATVEPYLTGEAPGRVVVAARDIAMPETGWFHGRVFVDPPSSHPDPGSDRCAGCFHFWIAPPAHPPQNQFVDVTDTLRARHRDGDLEDSVEIAIAGDRMRGDGEDTPSTPIERITLEVTRSRIDGAVVEY from the coding sequence ATGAGACGACGGACGTTTCTCGAGACGGGCGGAGCGATTGCTGGACTGGGCGTACTGGGGACGGGGCTGGCTGAGGCGGGGACCGTCCCGAAACGGCGACCGGTGCGGTCGCTTGCCGACGCGGACCCGAACGACATCTTGGGGACGTGGGCCGAGGGGATCGAGACGCTGCGATCGCTGCCGGAGAGCGACCCTCGTAACTGGGACAATCAGGTGCGCATCCACGGGAATTTGAAGCGCTTTCGCAACTGCGAGCACGGCAACTGGCTGTTCCTCGCGTGGCACCGGGCGTACCTCCACTACCACGAGGAGATCATCCGCGAGGTGACCGGCACCGAGGCCTTCGCGCTCCCGTACTGGAACTGGCTCGACCACCAGGCCTTGCCGGCGCTGTTCCGACGCGAGCCGTTCACGAACGCCAGCCGGACGCCGAACAATGCGCTCGACGCGACGATCTCGGGTCGCGAGCGAGTCGCGCCCCGGCTCGAGGATCCCAACTTCCTCCGCGCGATCGGGGGCTGGGCCGGGACGGAAGACAGGCGGGAATCCGTCCGTGCGGGCGCCGGGGCGTTCGAGTCGCCCGCCCACGACTACGTCCACATCCGGGTCGGCGGCGACATGGCGACGGGCCTGTCCCCGAACGATCCGGCGTTCTGGGCCCACCACGGCATGGTGGACCGGCTGTGGTGGGAGTGGAACGCGCGCGGCCATCCGAATCCCGACGACGAGGCGTGGCTCGACTGGACCTTCGAGGAGCACCTGGTCGACAGGCACGGGACCGTCGTCGACGCGGTGTCGGTCCGGGACGTACTCGAGCTGCCCGATCGATCGTACACGTACCCGACGCGAATCGACGGGGCGCCGGCAGCGGTCGACCCGTCGACCCATCGCCGGACGGCCAGCGTGTCCCTCGAAACGCCGACGACGGTCGCGTTCGGGGAGGACGTGACGTTCGGCGCCGACACAACCCTCTCGGGTACGGTCGATCTGGCCACGGTCGAACCGTATCTCACCGGCGAGGCGCCGGGCCGCGTGGTGGTCGCGGCCCGGGACATCGCGATGCCGGAGACGGGGTGGTTTCACGGCCGGGTCTTCGTCGATCCGCCGTCGTCACACCCCGATCCGGGGTCCGACCGCTGCGCCGGCTGTTTTCACTTCTGGATCGCGCCGCCGGCACACCCGCCGCAGAACCAGTTCGTCGACGTCACAGACACGCTTCGGGCACGCCATCGTGACGGCGACCTCGAGGACTCCGTCGAGATCGCGATCGCCGGCGATCGCATGCGAGGCGATGGCGAAGACACCCCGTCGACGCCGATCGAGCGCATCACCCTCGAGGTGACCCGGTCGCGGATAGACGGTGCCGTCGTCGAGTACTGA
- a CDS encoding aspartate/glutamate racemase family protein: MSYDRAPPDDLATVGILGGMSSESTREYYRGIDEGITDELGGHNAGDLVIRSINFAEIERCIRTDRWDRAGDLLVDAALDLEAAGADFVVMATNTMHRVAPRLVEALSIPFVHIVDVAAEAIRADGLETVGVLGTAAVMDGDFYHDRFADRGIETLVPDADDRVAVNRIIFDELTHGEVVADSRERYLESIDRLVDRGAEGVVLGCTEIELLVSQADRPGTPMYDTTALHVERAVERSLDGRGN; the protein is encoded by the coding sequence ATGAGTTACGATCGAGCGCCTCCGGACGACCTGGCCACGGTTGGAATCCTCGGGGGCATGAGCAGCGAGTCGACGCGCGAGTACTACCGGGGAATCGACGAGGGGATCACCGACGAGCTCGGCGGCCACAACGCGGGCGACCTCGTCATCCGCAGCATCAACTTCGCCGAGATCGAACGCTGCATTCGGACCGACCGGTGGGACCGGGCCGGCGACCTCCTCGTCGACGCGGCGCTCGACCTCGAGGCCGCCGGCGCCGATTTCGTCGTCATGGCGACGAACACGATGCACCGCGTCGCGCCCCGACTGGTCGAGGCCCTCTCGATCCCGTTCGTCCACATCGTCGACGTCGCCGCCGAGGCGATCCGGGCCGACGGGCTCGAGACGGTCGGCGTCCTGGGAACCGCGGCCGTGATGGACGGGGACTTCTACCACGACCGATTCGCCGACCGCGGCATCGAGACGCTGGTTCCCGACGCGGACGACAGGGTCGCAGTCAACCGGATCATCTTCGACGAACTGACCCACGGCGAGGTGGTGGCCGACTCCCGTGAGCGCTATCTGGAGAGCATCGATCGGCTGGTCGATCGAGGCGCCGAGGGTGTCGTCCTGGGCTGTACGGAGATCGAACTGCTCGTCTCGCAGGCCGACCGGCCCGGGACGCCGATGTACGATACGACGGCGTTGCACGTCGAACGGGCGGTCGAACGAAGTCTGGACGGTCGGGGGAACTGA